One genomic region from Fodinibius saliphilus encodes:
- the rplE gene encoding 50S ribosomal protein L5 — protein sequence MAEARLNTQYKDEIISSLEEQFDYASVMAVPKLEKIVINCGVGEAVENEKFLDTVVENVAKITGQRPVTTKAKKSISNFKVRDGQPIGCKVTLRGRQMYEFLDRLINLALPRTRDFQGVPDKSFDGRGNYTLGIKDHTIFPEINTEEVDNVHGLDVTFVTSAETDEEAFALLKGFGMPFQKRN from the coding sequence ATGGCAGAAGCAAGATTAAATACTCAGTATAAAGACGAAATTATTTCTAGCCTCGAAGAGCAGTTTGACTATGCAAGTGTCATGGCTGTTCCCAAGCTTGAAAAGATTGTAATCAATTGTGGCGTAGGCGAAGCTGTAGAAAATGAGAAATTTTTGGATACAGTGGTAGAAAACGTAGCAAAGATTACAGGTCAGCGTCCTGTAACAACAAAGGCTAAAAAATCGATTTCTAATTTTAAGGTTAGAGATGGACAGCCTATAGGATGTAAGGTGACATTGCGAGGCAGGCAGATGTATGAGTTTCTGGATCGCTTAATTAACCTGGCATTACCCCGAACCCGCGATTTTCAAGGGGTTCCTGACAAAAGCTTTGATGGACGAGGTAATTATACACTCGGTATAAAAGATCATACCATATTTCCTGAAATCAATACCGAAGAGGTTGACAATGTTCATGGTCTTGATGTAACGTTTGTAACAAGCGCTGAGACTGATGAAGAAGCATTTGCCTTGCTAAAAGGATTTGGAATGCCATTTCAGAAACGAAATTAA
- the rplF gene encoding 50S ribosomal protein L6 → MSRIGNQPIELKDDVEFSIDADNVVTIKGEKGSDTLQIHEGINIEKKDGELIVNRSSDEKFDRSLHGLYRSLLNNIVTGVSEGYKKELEIRGVGYRASLSNGVLELTLGFSHPIYFVAPDGVDIEVETKGRKNPTIIVTGINKELVGQVSAKIRSLRPPEPYKGKGIRYVDEWVRRKAGKSAAKA, encoded by the coding sequence ATGTCACGTATCGGAAATCAACCGATTGAATTAAAAGATGATGTTGAATTCAGTATTGATGCTGATAACGTCGTTACGATTAAAGGTGAAAAAGGTAGCGATACGCTTCAAATTCACGAAGGTATCAATATTGAGAAAAAAGACGGTGAGCTGATTGTTAATCGCAGCTCAGACGAAAAATTCGACCGTTCCTTGCACGGCCTTTACCGGTCACTATTAAACAATATAGTGACAGGCGTTTCAGAAGGCTATAAAAAGGAACTCGAAATACGAGGGGTCGGTTATCGGGCATCATTAAGTAATGGTGTTCTTGAATTAACTCTTGGTTTTTCTCATCCCATCTATTTCGTAGCACCAGATGGCGTTGATATTGAAGTTGAAACTAAGGGACGTAAGAACCCCACAATCATTGTTACAGGAATTAATAAGGAATTAGTTGGACAGGTTTCTGCTAAAATACGATCGCTTCGTCCGCCGGAGCCCTACAAAGGTAAGGGTATCCGCTATGTTGATGAATGGGTTCGTAGAAAAGCAGGTAAATCAGCCGCTAAAGCTTAA
- the rplP gene encoding 50S ribosomal protein L16, whose product MLEPKNVRRRRQHRRSLKGTAQRGHTLAYGDFGLKALEPKYITSRQIESCRIAIARQLQRDGQTWIRIFPDMPKTSQPAETRMGKGKGAVEEYVAVVKPGRILFEIAGVPEDLAWDAMRRADYKLPIKTKFIVRRDYDGP is encoded by the coding sequence ATGTTAGAACCAAAAAACGTAAGACGCCGACGGCAGCATCGTAGAAGCCTGAAAGGAACGGCTCAGCGAGGACATACTCTGGCTTACGGAGATTTTGGTCTGAAGGCTCTTGAGCCTAAATACATCACTTCTCGACAAATTGAATCTTGTCGAATTGCAATTGCACGTCAATTGCAACGTGATGGTCAGACGTGGATCCGTATTTTTCCGGATATGCCAAAAACTTCTCAGCCCGCAGAAACGCGAATGGGTAAAGGTAAAGGCGCTGTCGAGGAATATGTGGCAGTTGTAAAACCCGGAAGAATTTTGTTCGAAATCGCTGGAGTTCCTGAAGACTTGGCGTGGGATGCAATGCGACGCGCTGATTATAAGCTTCCTATTAAAACGAAGTTCATCGTTCGTCGTGATTACGATGGACCTTAA
- the rpmC gene encoding 50S ribosomal protein L29, whose product MKAHELREKSIAELKARLEDEKQALQDMKFNRAIAGQLENPARVSMTRKEIARIHTIITEKQQESAG is encoded by the coding sequence ATGAAGGCACACGAACTTAGAGAAAAATCTATTGCTGAATTAAAGGCACGTCTCGAAGACGAAAAGCAGGCCTTACAAGACATGAAGTTTAACCGTGCAATTGCCGGTCAACTTGAAAACCCTGCTCGTGTTTCTATGACACGCAAAGAGATTGCCCGAATTCATACGATCATTACTGAAAAACAACAAGAAAGTGCTGGATAA
- the rplR gene encoding 50S ribosomal protein L18 has product MDKNIQKKERRDKIRRRIRATIRGTGDRPRLSVYKSNKHVYAQLVDDLMGKTLVAASSQSEEIADDVDGKAKQETAEVVGKYLAELADEKGINKAVFDRSGYKYHGVIKALADGAREGGLDF; this is encoded by the coding sequence ATGGATAAGAATATTCAGAAAAAAGAACGTCGAGATAAGATACGTCGCCGCATCCGTGCAACCATTCGCGGAACGGGTGATCGTCCACGGTTGAGTGTCTATAAAAGTAATAAGCATGTTTATGCTCAGCTCGTAGATGATCTGATGGGCAAGACTCTTGTGGCTGCTTCCAGTCAATCAGAAGAAATTGCTGATGATGTTGATGGAAAAGCAAAGCAGGAGACAGCAGAAGTTGTAGGAAAATACTTGGCTGAGCTTGCCGATGAAAAAGGAATTAATAAAGCCGTTTTCGATCGAAGTGGTTATAAATATCACGGCGTAATCAAAGCACTGGCTGACGGTGCTCGCGAAGGTGGATTAGACTTTTAA
- the rpsN gene encoding 30S ribosomal protein S14 produces MAKTAWIARNEKRKRTVKKYAEKRKKLKEEGKWVELQKLPRDASPTRVNNRCNLTGRCRGYIRKYGISRIKFRELALDGKIPGVRKASW; encoded by the coding sequence ATGGCAAAAACAGCTTGGATAGCACGTAACGAAAAAAGAAAACGAACGGTAAAGAAGTATGCCGAAAAGCGTAAAAAGCTTAAGGAAGAAGGCAAGTGGGTAGAGCTTCAAAAACTACCTCGCGATGCCAGTCCAACTCGCGTCAACAATCGTTGTAATTTAACAGGACGTTGTCGCGGCTATATTCGCAAATACGGTATCTCTCGAATTAAATTTCGTGAACTTGCTCTTGACGGGAAAATTCCCGGAGTTCGAAAAGCAAGTTGGTAA
- the rpsQ gene encoding 30S ribosomal protein S17, with product MAQTERVQRRQRTGRVVSNRMDKSITVAVDRKVKHAIYGKYITKTTKYMAHDEENEANEGDVVQIMSTRPLSKRKSWRLVEIIERAK from the coding sequence ATGGCACAAACTGAACGAGTACAACGAAGACAACGAACAGGTCGCGTAGTTAGCAACAGAATGGATAAATCTATTACCGTTGCTGTAGATAGAAAAGTAAAACACGCGATCTATGGTAAATACATAACTAAAACGACCAAGTATATGGCCCATGACGAAGAAAATGAGGCCAATGAGGGTGACGTAGTGCAAATTATGTCTACTCGACCGCTTTCTAAGCGTAAATCTTGGCGATTGGTTGAAATCATTGAACGAGCAAAATAA
- the rplN gene encoding 50S ribosomal protein L14, with product MVQAQTQLNVADNSGARQLNCIKVLGDSKRRYARIGDLISCSVKTAIPGGNVKKGEVVNAVVVRTKKEIRRQDGSYIRFDENAAVIINKDSEPVGTRIFGPVARELRERNYMRIVSLAPEVL from the coding sequence ATGGTACAAGCACAAACTCAATTAAACGTTGCTGACAATAGCGGAGCTCGTCAGCTCAATTGTATCAAAGTTTTGGGCGACTCCAAACGACGATACGCACGAATTGGCGATCTTATTTCCTGCTCAGTAAAAACAGCTATTCCCGGTGGAAATGTTAAAAAGGGAGAAGTTGTAAATGCTGTGGTAGTACGAACAAAAAAGGAAATACGACGCCAGGATGGCAGCTACATTAGATTCGATGAAAATGCGGCAGTTATCATCAATAAAGATAGTGAACCTGTTGGAACACGTATCTTTGGACCGGTAGCTCGAGAACTCCGCGAACGAAATTACATGCGTATTGTATCACTAGCGCCAGAAGTGCTTTAA
- the rplX gene encoding 50S ribosomal protein L24 produces MPRTTNKRKKLHVKKGDEVKIIAGNDKGREGRVLAVFPDKERVLVEGINMRVHHDQPTQENPQGGRIEREVSIHISNVMVIDPSTGEPTRIGRKRIEEDGGGRWVRYAKTSGEIIDK; encoded by the coding sequence ATGCCACGCACAACTAACAAAAGAAAGAAATTACACGTCAAAAAAGGGGATGAGGTTAAAATCATCGCTGGTAACGACAAAGGTCGGGAAGGCCGAGTATTAGCGGTATTCCCAGACAAAGAACGCGTATTGGTCGAAGGTATAAATATGCGTGTTCATCACGATCAACCAACCCAGGAAAATCCGCAGGGTGGGCGTATTGAACGTGAGGTTTCAATTCATATTTCGAATGTGATGGTTATTGATCCATCAACTGGAGAACCAACTAGAATTGGCCGAAAAAGAATTGAAGAAGATGGCGGCGGACGTTGGGTTCGTTACGCTAAGACAAGTGGCGAGATCATTGATAAATAA
- the rpsH gene encoding 30S ribosomal protein S8: MFDPISDYLTRIRNAQRAGHRRVDIPASKLKRAMTKILLDKGYINKFINIDDDKQGMLRLFLKYDAYGHPVIKKMKRRSKPGLREYCGSDEIPRALNGLGIVILSTSRGVMTDKEARKVKVGGEVLCTVY; encoded by the coding sequence ATGTTTGATCCAATTTCAGATTATTTGACAAGAATACGTAACGCTCAGAGGGCGGGTCATCGACGAGTCGATATCCCCGCTTCTAAGCTGAAGCGTGCGATGACTAAAATCCTGTTGGATAAGGGATACATTAACAAGTTTATCAATATTGATGACGATAAACAGGGAATGCTTCGCTTATTCCTTAAATATGATGCGTATGGTCATCCAGTAATCAAAAAGATGAAACGACGCTCTAAACCTGGCCTGCGAGAATATTGTGGATCCGATGAAATACCACGTGCTCTTAATGGTCTTGGAATTGTTATTCTCTCTACCTCGCGTGGAGTGATGACGGATAAAGAAGCCCGCAAAGTTAAAGTGGGTGGCGAAGTCTTGTGCACTGTTTATTAA